CTTATTCATCGCTGCCGGAGAAGTGACAAAACTAAGATTTAGACCTGCAATTGCGCACAATGTAACTTTCAAGTTGTTAGCATCGTATAATCAGGCTCAAACATTAAAACGCAAGGAGCCATGAAAGCAAGAACAGCAGGTTGGGCACCCCAGCAAAGCCACATAAGCAGCCACAAAATTTTCCGCATAGGTATTGCCCTGTTTCTGACAGGGCTCAGCATCGCCGGCTTTTTCTCGTAAGAGATAAGCCATTCCCTGGCGCAAAAATCCCGTCCGATTGGATGGGATTTTTTCATTTCTGTTGCAGCCATTCACAATTGCTGAGTTGCAACCGTTCTTACGGGCTATATTTGCCCACAGCATAAGCAAAACCAAAACAGAACATGAAACCTTTTGGCATTGCCATACACGGTGGTGCGGGAACCATACCCCGCGATTCTTTGTCAGCAGAGCGCGAAGCCCTTTACCTCGAGGGTTTAGACAGGGCGCTGAGCGCAGGATACGAAGTATTGTTGCGTGGTGGTTCTGCGCTGGAAGCCGTTCGTGAGGCGGTGGTTGAATTGGAAAACAATCCGCTGTTCAATGCAGGACGCGGCTCGGTGTTTAACCACATCGGCTCGCACGATATGGATGCCGCCATTATGTGCGGAAGAACCCTGGAAGCCGGAGCCGTGTCGGGCATCAGCCAGATAAAAAACCCGATTGTATTGGCAGAAACCATTCTGAAACACAGCGACCACGTAATGCTGATTGGTCAGGGGGCTGAGGAATTTGCCCGTTTGCACCACCTGGAGTTTGCCGATGCCGGTTACTTCTACGACGAGTTTAGGCACCAACAGTGGAAGGAAGCGCTCGCAGCAGGGCGCACTCAGCTCGACCACAGCCTACCGGCCAACGAGAAAATGGGAACTGTGGGAGCTGTGGCCATTGACTTGCACGGAAATCTTGCCGCTGCCACCTCAACCGGAGGCATGACCAACAAAAAATTCGGGAGGGTTGGCGATAGCTCCATTATTGGCGCAGGCAACTACGCCAACAATGTGACCTGCGCGGTGTCTTGTACCGGTCACGGAGAGCCTTTTCTGCGCGCGGTAACCGCCCACGATGTTAGCTGCCTGATGGAATACAAGGGCCTATCGCTGCGTGATGCCTGCCGCGAAGTGGTGCACAAAAAATTGCCGCGCATTCATGGTGAAGGCGGTTTGATAGCCACAGATGCAGCCGGAAACATTGAACTGGTGTTTAACTCCGATGGCATGTACCGCGGCATGCAGCATTCCGACGGACGACGGGAGGTGGCTATTTACAAGGAAGATTGAGGGTTGGAT
This genomic stretch from Cryomorphaceae bacterium harbors:
- a CDS encoding isoaspartyl peptidase/L-asparaginase; this translates as MKPFGIAIHGGAGTIPRDSLSAEREALYLEGLDRALSAGYEVLLRGGSALEAVREAVVELENNPLFNAGRGSVFNHIGSHDMDAAIMCGRTLEAGAVSGISQIKNPIVLAETILKHSDHVMLIGQGAEEFARLHHLEFADAGYFYDEFRHQQWKEALAAGRTQLDHSLPANEKMGTVGAVAIDLHGNLAAATSTGGMTNKKFGRVGDSSIIGAGNYANNVTCAVSCTGHGEPFLRAVTAHDVSCLMEYKGLSLRDACREVVHKKLPRIHGEGGLIATDAAGNIELVFNSDGMYRGMQHSDGRREVAIYKED